A DNA window from Thermoplasmata archaeon contains the following coding sequences:
- a CDS encoding HAD family hydrolase, producing MIRAVTFDAFGTLIDTGRDVLIHVARAVCMDHRPSLAPEKLLETWDRYFFGAEQGEFQTLQDATDDSLAKTMADYGMEGETGPYIEMLNRMWANAKAFPESAGVLARVDGLPRAVVSNADDAFLKGLLRKNGLSFDHVVTSESVRAYKPRPRIFEVALERLRAEPEDVVHVGDSLTADVEGASRLGMRTVWVNRLGLVRGVSDPRPDREIPDLTPLPDLLAELRRGP from the coding sequence ATGATCCGCGCGGTCACGTTCGACGCGTTCGGCACGCTGATCGACACAGGCCGCGACGTCCTGATCCACGTGGCCCGCGCCGTCTGCATGGACCACCGCCCGAGCCTGGCGCCGGAGAAGCTCCTGGAGACCTGGGACCGCTACTTCTTCGGCGCGGAGCAAGGGGAGTTCCAGACCCTGCAGGATGCGACGGACGACAGCCTCGCGAAGACCATGGCGGACTACGGCATGGAAGGCGAGACGGGGCCGTACATCGAGATGCTGAACCGGATGTGGGCAAACGCGAAGGCTTTCCCCGAAAGCGCGGGCGTGCTCGCGCGCGTGGACGGACTCCCGCGCGCGGTAGTCTCCAATGCGGACGATGCGTTTCTCAAGGGGCTCCTCCGGAAGAACGGATTGTCGTTCGACCACGTCGTGACGTCGGAAAGCGTGCGCGCGTACAAGCCGCGGCCGCGGATCTTCGAAGTCGCGCTCGAGCGCCTGCGGGCAGAGCCCGAGGACGTGGTCCACGTGGGCGATTCCCTGACCGCGGACGTCGAGGGGGCGTCCCGCCTCGGCATGCGGACCGTGTGGGTGAACCGGCTGGGGCTCGTACGGGGTGTGTCCGATCCGCGGCCCGACCGGGAGATCCCGGACCTGACCCCGCTCCCCGACCTCCTCGCCGAGCTGCGCCGCGGCCCGTGA
- a CDS encoding phosphatase PAP2 family protein has product MDPLALLMTGNNLWYPSWDESLFRALNLIGTNAVLDVLMVGLTDLALPYVLVLLVIPLWWKGQRDRAFDLVVVLLAVIVVTEVLKYGFDRARPCDVLPNVNLLYRGACAAEGDPSFPSGHASRIFAVAAFLAVYYRWPVKASAFLLAVGAGISRVYLGVHWPSDVLAGAAVGAAVALGVILLARRWAWYQKLRARVVDAVARLLPRRARSA; this is encoded by the coding sequence GTGGACCCCCTCGCCCTCCTGATGACGGGGAACAACCTCTGGTACCCCTCCTGGGACGAGTCCCTCTTCCGCGCGCTGAACCTCATCGGTACGAACGCGGTCCTGGACGTCCTCATGGTCGGTCTCACGGACCTCGCGCTGCCCTACGTCCTCGTGCTCCTGGTGATCCCGCTGTGGTGGAAGGGCCAACGCGACCGAGCGTTCGACCTCGTCGTGGTCCTCCTGGCGGTCATCGTCGTCACGGAGGTCCTGAAGTACGGGTTCGACCGCGCCCGCCCATGCGACGTCCTGCCCAACGTGAACCTGCTGTACCGGGGAGCGTGTGCCGCGGAGGGCGATCCTTCGTTCCCGAGCGGGCACGCGTCCCGGATCTTCGCGGTGGCCGCCTTCCTGGCCGTGTACTACCGATGGCCCGTGAAGGCCTCTGCGTTCCTGCTCGCGGTCGGCGCGGGGATCAGCCGCGTGTACCTGGGCGTGCACTGGCCCTCGGACGTCCTCGCGGGGGCGGCCGTGGGAGCCGCGGTCGCCCTCGGGGTCATCCTCCTCGCGCGGCGGTGGGCTTGGTACCAGAAGCTCCGGGCGCGCGTCGTGGACGCCGTGGCGAGGCTCCTGCCGCGACGGGCCCGCTCCGCCTAG
- a CDS encoding AAA family ATPase: MPGATVGERIIVHLSGFLRHTDAYEVPPDMTQDGIGAALGISRAHVALELKRLREAGKVEERMAHVASAKTRRKVYVLTPAGQELARRMREHARSRSVRLITPEGEREVRGEEALEALHKAGIREGEGIQRILAGDVVDLRPREAPRPPQPARPPFFGREPELATLRAWLDRDPRPVAVVVGVAGVGKSALLAKVLEDATLPVLPRRLYPHDDAHGILSSFADFLGRQGRRRLKAVLVRPAYDPLEALAVLREDLTGCLVVLDDLQACPPAEGILKSLLETRLGCKILVASRAQPTFYDRGDLSDGGILEVPLSGLDPRAAEALLVHRRSGLGASEIEEVLRATRGHPLALELFAASGLTAGALETERFVLETVLEGIDDVSEDVLKTFAILRRPAKSPEALGATVAQLRHLLKRAVLQHREEGYLLHDLVREFYLGRMPEPARRLANARAAAYWEERGDPLEAAHHRIEARELEAAANLIVEHGETYADGARAGELEACLLGLPPSLRPSRLLAETEMFLGKFEEARAILEGIVRRGSPEERLRARIHLGRILTRQGAYAEAQRLLGSAVRDASLMGVPVLEGEALRALGGVERRLGNLGVAVDYLTRATLLLEDASRERTRALTDLGAALIARGDLAAARTRLEEGQRLARPGSREFAAIENNLAIILSQEGKPEDAARAFERSADVALGAGEVRFAAYALANAADNFLRLEETDRAASCAHRALDLASTIRDPMAVSTARANLGLVAARRGEWPRAEQELLASVELIAGLDNPYSLANRYEEIAHVYEAQGRADEAAPWRTRAQSLFTRLRASPGAAARGA; encoded by the coding sequence GTGCCGGGAGCTACCGTCGGCGAACGGATTATCGTCCATCTCTCCGGATTCCTCCGGCACACGGACGCGTACGAGGTCCCTCCCGACATGACGCAGGACGGGATCGGTGCCGCCCTGGGGATCAGCCGGGCTCACGTCGCTCTGGAACTCAAGCGTCTCCGCGAGGCGGGCAAGGTCGAGGAACGCATGGCCCACGTGGCCAGCGCGAAGACCCGGCGCAAGGTGTACGTGTTGACGCCGGCCGGGCAGGAGCTCGCGCGGCGGATGCGAGAACACGCACGGAGCCGGTCCGTCCGCCTGATCACGCCCGAGGGCGAGCGCGAGGTGCGCGGCGAGGAGGCCTTGGAGGCACTCCACAAGGCCGGGATCCGCGAGGGGGAAGGCATCCAACGGATCTTGGCGGGGGACGTCGTCGACCTGCGGCCGCGGGAGGCACCGCGGCCTCCACAGCCGGCGAGACCGCCCTTCTTCGGCCGCGAGCCAGAGCTCGCGACCCTGCGGGCTTGGCTCGACCGCGACCCGCGGCCCGTCGCCGTCGTCGTCGGGGTCGCCGGGGTCGGGAAGAGCGCCCTCCTCGCGAAGGTGCTCGAGGACGCAACGCTGCCCGTCCTGCCGCGGCGGCTGTACCCCCACGACGACGCCCACGGCATCCTCTCCTCCTTCGCGGACTTCCTGGGCCGCCAAGGCCGTCGGCGCCTCAAGGCGGTCCTCGTCCGGCCCGCGTACGATCCGCTCGAGGCCCTGGCGGTCCTCCGAGAAGACCTGACTGGCTGCCTCGTCGTGCTCGACGACCTGCAGGCTTGCCCGCCTGCGGAAGGCATCCTCAAGTCCCTCTTGGAGACGCGGCTCGGTTGCAAGATTCTCGTCGCGAGCCGCGCCCAGCCCACGTTCTACGACCGCGGCGACCTGAGCGACGGCGGCATCCTCGAGGTCCCCCTGTCGGGGCTCGACCCGCGCGCGGCGGAGGCCCTCCTGGTCCATCGCCGTTCGGGCCTCGGCGCGTCGGAAATCGAAGAGGTCCTCCGGGCCACCCGAGGCCACCCGCTCGCCCTCGAGCTCTTCGCGGCAAGCGGCCTCACCGCGGGCGCGCTCGAGACGGAACGGTTCGTCCTCGAGACCGTGCTCGAGGGAATCGACGATGTCTCCGAGGACGTCTTGAAGACGTTCGCGATTCTCCGCCGCCCCGCGAAATCCCCGGAGGCCCTCGGGGCCACCGTGGCCCAGCTGCGCCATCTCCTGAAGCGGGCGGTGCTCCAGCACCGCGAGGAAGGCTACCTCCTCCACGACCTCGTGCGGGAGTTCTACCTCGGCCGGATGCCCGAGCCGGCGCGACGCCTTGCCAATGCACGCGCCGCCGCGTACTGGGAGGAGCGTGGAGACCCGCTCGAGGCGGCCCACCATCGAATCGAGGCGCGGGAGCTCGAGGCCGCCGCGAACCTAATCGTGGAGCACGGGGAGACGTACGCGGACGGCGCCCGCGCGGGCGAGCTCGAAGCGTGCCTCCTGGGCTTGCCGCCTTCCTTGCGGCCCAGCCGGCTCCTCGCGGAAACGGAGATGTTCCTCGGGAAGTTCGAGGAGGCACGAGCGATCCTCGAGGGGATCGTGCGGCGCGGGAGCCCCGAGGAGCGGCTCCGGGCGCGGATCCATCTGGGCCGGATCCTGACGCGGCAGGGCGCGTACGCGGAGGCCCAGCGGCTCCTGGGCTCGGCGGTGCGCGACGCCAGCCTCATGGGGGTGCCCGTCCTCGAGGGGGAAGCGCTTCGGGCCCTGGGCGGTGTGGAGCGGCGCCTCGGAAACCTGGGTGTCGCGGTGGACTACCTGACGCGGGCCACGCTCCTCCTGGAGGACGCGTCCCGGGAGCGGACCCGCGCGCTCACGGACCTCGGGGCCGCCCTGATCGCCCGCGGAGACCTCGCGGCCGCCCGCACGCGGCTCGAGGAGGGGCAGCGCCTGGCCCGCCCGGGGAGCCGGGAGTTCGCGGCGATCGAGAACAACCTCGCGATCATCCTGAGCCAGGAAGGGAAGCCCGAGGACGCGGCACGCGCGTTCGAGCGCTCCGCGGACGTCGCCCTCGGTGCGGGGGAGGTGCGCTTCGCCGCGTACGCCCTCGCGAACGCCGCGGACAACTTCCTGCGGCTCGAGGAGACGGACCGGGCAGCGTCCTGCGCGCACCGCGCCTTGGACCTCGCCTCGACGATCCGCGATCCCATGGCCGTGTCCACGGCGCGGGCCAACCTGGGGCTCGTCGCGGCGCGCCGCGGGGAGTGGCCCCGCGCGGAGCAGGAGCTCCTGGCCTCCGTGGAGCTCATCGCGGGCCTTGATAACCCGTACAGCCTGGCGAATCGGTACGAGGAGATCGCCCACGTGTACGAGGCCCAGGGCAGGGCCGACGAGGCGGCGCCTTGGCGGACGCGCGCGCAGTCCCTGTTCACGCGCCTGCGCGCCAGCCCGGGTGCCGCGGCGCGGGGAGCCTAG
- a CDS encoding roadblock/LC7 domain-containing protein yields the protein MAGGSEELRILLKGFNGQTGSRMSAVVTRSGGVLASVLPDDVPADNFATMAATLLGALEVIYSATKGPSPQKVTVQTEAGNLVVRVVTPKVFLVALTDGSLADVAAHVEETAVRARALLARTS from the coding sequence CTGGCCGGCGGCTCCGAGGAACTGCGGATTCTTCTGAAGGGATTCAACGGGCAGACGGGGAGTCGGATGTCCGCGGTGGTCACGCGGTCCGGCGGCGTCCTGGCCTCGGTCCTCCCGGACGATGTCCCCGCGGACAACTTCGCGACCATGGCGGCCACCCTCCTCGGGGCCCTCGAGGTGATCTACTCCGCGACGAAAGGACCGTCGCCGCAGAAGGTCACCGTACAGACGGAGGCGGGGAACCTCGTCGTCCGCGTCGTGACCCCGAAGGTGTTCCTCGTCGCCCTCACGGACGGCAGCCTCGCGGACGTCGCGGCCCACGTCGAGGAGACGGCGGTCCGCGCGCGGGCGCTCCTGGCGAGGACGTCCTAG